The following are encoded together in the Sparus aurata chromosome 1, fSpaAur1.1, whole genome shotgun sequence genome:
- the LOC115591763 gene encoding sialic acid synthase-like, whose protein sequence is MPLKFELCPGRMIGGNHPCFIIAEIGQNHQGDIEIAKKMIKMAKDCGADCAKFQKSELEYKFNKRALARPYTSKHSWGKTYGEHKRHLEFSHEQYKELQKYAEEVGIFFTASGMDEMAVEFLHELNVPFFKVGSGDTNNFPYLEKTAKKGRPMVVSSGMQSMETMCRVYKTVKEHNQNFAILQCTSAYPLEAEDVNLRVITEYQKEFPDIPIGYSGHESGINISVAAVALGAKVIERHVTLDKTWKGSDHSASLEPSELTELVRSIRLVERALGSGLKQMLPCEKPCHDKLGKSVVAKVKIPKGTVLTLDMLTVKVAEPMGVFAEDIFQLVGKKVMEDVEEDESVAPEVVDSYGKKAKC, encoded by the exons ATGCCTCTAAAGTTTGAGCTGTGTCCCGGTCGAATGATCGGAGGGAACCATCCGTGCTTCATCATTGCCGAAATTGGACAAAACCACCAGGGAGACATTGAGATTGCcaagaaaatgatcaaaatggCAAAG GACTGTGGCGCTGATTGTGCCAAATTCCAAAAGAGTGAATTAGAGTACAAATTCAACAAGCGAGCTCTGGCGCGCCCCTACACCTCCAAACACTCCTGGGGCAAAACGTATGGGGAACACAAGCGCCATCTGGAGTTCAGCCATGAGCAGTACAAGGAGCTGCAGAAATATGCCGAGGAGGTGGGGATCTTCTTCACCGCCTCGGGTATGGATGAG ATGGCCGTGGAGTTCCTACATGAGCTCAATGTGCCTTTTTTCAAAGTAGGCTCTGGAGATACCAACAACTTCCCCTACCTGGAGAAGACTGCCAAGAAAG GACGACCCATGGTGGTGTCCAGCGGGATGCAGTCCATGGAGACGATGTGTCGGGTCTACAAAACGGTGAAGGAGCACAACCAGAACTTTGCCATCCTGCAGTGCACCAGCGCCTACCCTCTGGAAGCTGAGGATGTCAATCTCAGAGTGATAACG GAATACCAGAAGGAATTTCCGGATATTCCCATTGGATATTCCGGCCACGAGTCTGGGATCAATATTTCAGTTGCTGCCGTTGCTCTGGGGGCAAAGGTCATCGAGCGTCATGTGACCTTGGACAAGACGTGGAAAGGAAGTGACCACTCGGCCTCGCTGGAGCCCTCTGAGCTGACCGAGCTGGTTCGTTCCATCCGACTGGTGGAGAGGGCGCTGGGGAGCGGCCTCAAGCAGATGTTACCCTGTGAGAAGCCGTGCCATGATAAG CTCGGCAAGTCGGTGGTGGCCAAGGTCAAGATCCCCAAAGGGACTGTCCTGACTCTGGACATGTTGACAGTAAAGGTGGCCGAGCCCATGGGCGTCTTTGCCGAGGACATCTTCCAGCTGGTCGGTAAGAAGGTGATGGAGGACGTGGAGGAGGACGAGAGCGTCGCACCAGAGGTGGTGGACAGCTACGGCAAGAAGGCCAAGTGCTGA